The nucleotide sequence AAGCGTCCTGGAAATAGGATAGCAAAATGTGACAAGGCTGCTTTCCAGTTCTTAATTGGTCGGTTCCATCGCTTGGCAATGTTGTTCATTGCCAAATACATCAACTTGAACACGGACTCCTCATCTGGGAACACAGCCTTGGTCTTAATTACCTTGCGCAATGAGCGATTGAGCGACTCAATGGCATTGGTGGTGTAGATGACTTTGCGAATATCCATTGGATCATCAAAGATGGGAATGACGTTGTCCCAATGCCGAATCCAAATCTGGCTAATCGCCGGATAAAGGGCATCCCATTTGGTTGAAAACGCATCTAGGGCTGCTTCGGCCTCCTCAAGCGTGGTGGCTTGATAGATTGGCTTCAGGTCTGCCGCTACCGCTTTAGCATCCTTCCAA is from Neosynechococcus sphagnicola sy1 and encodes:
- a CDS encoding IS256 family transposase produces the protein WKDAKAVAADLKPIYQATTLEEAEAALDAFSTKWDALYPAISQIWIRHWDNVIPIFDDPMDIRKVIYTTNAIESLNRSLRKVIKTKAVFPDEESVFKLMYLAMNNIAKRWNRPIKNWKAALSHFAILFPGRFNY